The following DNA comes from Anopheles coustani chromosome 2, idAnoCousDA_361_x.2, whole genome shotgun sequence.
AACATCTTAtgctggaaaaataatactacAACATCCCCCTCCTCGATCGACGATCGACGATCGTGAAGTTGTGTATCGTTTTCTTTATCTTTCCATCGAAAGCTTTTCTATATAGTCAAAACGCGCGCTTTGTCATCTTTTCAACTCTCTTGAAATATATACACTTGTGCGGCGCGCCGGTCAGTGTTTTTGcagttaaatttgttttctgtttataATTACTTCTGTCTGTGTCGATCGTCTGATGCTCTTCTCCCTGTTCTATGGCAGAGTGTAGTTTACGTTTGgtctttatttttccttgaaagAATTTCTTCTTCACATCTCTCGAGCGCCGCGCACTGGCGTGTGCTTTCATCTAGAAACGTTGGACTGGTGCCATGTTTTGCCATCACAGAACAGAGAAaaccattcattcattcattggtGCTACCGAAGGAAACAACGCGATCGGGTTGTAAAGGGCGCAAATTAATGTTTTGACCATACTTTTGAAAGTCATTTAAAATTGTACTTAAAGTTGTATAAATCGTAAATATACCACTAGTCCCAAGTTACATATGTGGACCTTTACCAACGGGGCCCAACCATTGCCGAAAGCGACCACTGTTTTCTAACACCCACATTGGAAGCGAAAGAGCCTTGCGACCATATTCGATCGGTCCCAACGTTTCATGATTTTTGTCCTTTACCTCTATGGCTCGAAAGACATGCGACTTGTTGTGCAATGATgtcggtttttttgtttggcaagTCCTGCGAAATCCCTCGATTTACTGCTTGTTGTCGTTGGTCCACACAAGCGGAAAGGCTCTAGCCGGGGGTTCGTAGGTGAAACAACAAGATGGACAGAAAACAGGATCGAAGGATGAGTGTGTCACCCACCAACCAATAACCCAACCAAACAACTAAACCGCGGATACTAGTTGCAAAGTAGGTTTTTTTGTCAATcagtgtgtctgtgtgtgtgtatgagtgtgaaCTTCTTATACATTTACTCAATGTGGCAAAGTTTTACGACCGGGACCTCTCATCGAAAGACTATTAGTGTCCTATAGCCATGCAATAAGCGAGGCAATTTGCAACAACGTAGTTTAACGCGATCGAGCGAGGATTATTGGAGCAAAAAAGATCcataaaaatcgaagaaatAGAGATCGAGAAAGAAATAGTAGATCGGACTACTGGAGGAGACGAAAATTTaagagagaaaacaaaaaagaaacactgtTATCGatgtattttatattaaaatgtaaaacagtCCTGTAAACTCCTCCCGGTTTAATAATGACAAACTccatgaaaacataaaacagaaaacagcAAAGCTATATTTCACAAGGAAAAAGATATGAAAAAAGGCAAACTATATTGATGGCATAAAGAGATAAATAAACCATATGCAGTTCTAATAATATCCATGCgggtgaatttttgtttttgttttttgactattacaagttgaaaaataaataaaatttctttacttttaaatttatttatttatttttttcagaaggaacggcctggccgtattgctttttgctttttacttttaaatcttttcaaagaaaccaaataaaatgaaatcaatagTCTATCTCTGAGTTGCTTTAGACGCTAAAGATTAGAGGATTAAAGAATCATTAAATCGTATGTTTTGGATGCAAGTCTGTCGGTTATATTGCGGctttaaatagtttttcctCAAACTAAactgttatgttttattttagttaaACGTTCAGATTTGTTTTGGTACAGTGTGTTCCATGATGGTTGGGTTTTATGAATTAGTTTGTATAAGTTGAAAATGTCCGGTGTATAAGTTGAAAATGTCCGGTTGGAGTATTCATTGGATCAGTTTGACAGATGTGtcatttttttggtttgacaCTAAGCTTCAACAGGACATTAGGTTTCAGTTTCATTCCGGCAAAAAGGAAGTAGGCCTATCATTATATTGTATCACATACAATATGTCGAGTTTCGTTCCAAACTATGAGCATTTGCGGCATTCGCTGCTTTTCTGCTTTCatatgaagaaaaaagctATCGAAGCACATCGTTTGCTGTTGGAAGCTTATGGTGAACATGCGCCATCGGTGAAAACATGCGAGAGGTGGTTCCGGCAATTCAAGCGTGGCGATTTTGATCTCAAGGACAAGGACCATCCAGGAGCAATGAAAAAGATTGACGACGCGAAATTGCAAGAGCTGTTGGATGCAGACCCTAACCAAACGCAAAAAAAGTTGGCAGAAGCATTGAAAGTGACTCAAGTTGCGATTTCCCTACGCTTAAAATCCATGGGCAAGAACAAGAAaagggcaagaaaaaagacCACAATGGGCCCGAAGGACACGGTAAACTGATATCGCAACATGACAATGCACCGGCGCACAACATGACAATGAAGCAAACGGGTATTcctttgaataaattatattttatagTTTACCCGGAAATCGTATACTTTTCCGTAAAAAaaccgaacattttcatcttaTACAGCTTCAAACGATTTTTACGAAAATTCAATATCTTTTCTCGCTTTAACATCAGCATATTTTTTTTGGGGATTCATGCCCGACTGCTTTTTAGTAATCTTTTTGACCGCTCttttacaaatttataacTTTGCATTAAGAAAGATTTTCCAAATCCGTAAACGTCTATgtttaagtaaattgattaacaatttttacatttttttggttttttaattCACCTCTCCATCAGTCCACAAGCACTCCATCAGTCCACAAAAAGGATCGGAGTTCTTTTCAGTGTTTACAATTTCTAAAGCAaacattcagaaaaaaaatgtatgcgCTAGAAACAGATTTACATTTTCTTAAAGATATTTAAGGTTTCACTGAAACCCACATGATTTGATTGTAAATCTAACCGTACTTTCTTTGAGAATTGGATGAGATAAATAACACAATCTACTCTGCATGTATTTCAATACAATGGGTTTTTATTGGTTGATTAAGGATTTCTGCAACTTTACTCTGTTTCCATTTCCGACGAATCTTCATCGCTATCTTCGTCTGAGctatcgtcgtcatcatcgtcgtcgtcgtcatcgtcatcatcatcgtcatcatcatccgaagAGTCTCCCTCACtgtccgatccgagccattcGCTGGAGTCTAGGCTGTTTGCAATCAACGTTTTCCATACATCCAACTTGTGAAGATCTGCGAAAGAGTCGAAGGAGAATTATGTTTATATGTTATGGTTGTAATTTTGTCCGTTAAATTGGTTAGTTTCGTTTACGTACCGAGTGAGTACAGATCGCTTAGAGTATACTGCCGGGAACCGGATTCGAACAGTCCACCGTAGACGAAGAGATGCCCTTTGCAAACGACAATTGCCGAATTCATGCGTGGGGATGGACCACCCAGATCAAGTGGTTCGTTGTCGTTCGATTTGCTTGAACCCTTGGCAGATCCAGCTCCACCTCCACCAACAGTCATCGTAAACACGCCATCATCGGACACAATCTTCGCGGCTGTTTCCGGCTTATCACCTCCTTCCATCTCTACGTCCGGCGTTTTGGATGGGGCGCTCTTCTTGGCCTTCGTCGCCAGTTCTAGTTTGCGCCAGGCATTGGAACCGGTGTCGAGCACGTGCAGATCATTACTGAACAGTCCCTTCACGTCGTCCTCATCCTCTTCCGTGTCCATCACCCCACCGAGAGCGTACGCCTTCCCGTTCGGTGCCATCGCTACCGCCATTCCGCTGCGTGGGGCAGGTTTTTTGCCACTCGGTTTCACACTGGCCCACCGGAAACCTTGACCCTTGGCATCGTTCTTGTCCGCCGTGAGCGTGTACATGTCGGTGTGCGTCGTGCCCCGATCGATTTCCTTCTTGACCGTCGACTTCGAGTACCCGCCCCAGATGAGGATTTTCCCATCGGTGTTGGCCACCATGCAGCAACCGGATCGGGCCGGCGGTGCCGTGCCGGCCGGTTCAATCTTTGTCCAGGTGTAGTTTTCCAGCGAGAACGCGTACAGATCGTTAAAGTACCGGTACGAGGCGTTGTTATCGTGGAAACCTCCGAACACGAACAGCTTTTTGCGCGTCACCACCATCCGGTGGCCACTGCGCGCACTCGGTCCGTTCGGGGCGTTCAGCTTTTCCCACTGCTTCTTCGCCATCCGGTACACCCAGAGGTCACGGTAGTGGTAGAACTGAAGCTGCGACGGCGATGCATACTCGCCTCCGAACAGCCACAGTTGGCCTCCGTCCGTGGCGACCGACACCATCTGGTGGCCACTGCGGGGTGCGGGACCGATAGACGATTTAAGTGACTTCCATTCGTTCTTGGCCGTGTGGTACGAATAGAAATCGCCGTAGATGGTTGTCTGTTGGCCGTTGAAGAATTCTCCGCCGTGCAGGAAGATTTCCTCCCGGTCTCCGGGATGCGCACAGATGGCAACGTTAACGCGGGCCGTTGGTGGAGCGCACAGGATTTCGGTGAGTTCGGATGATTTCGTGTCTTTCGTTTCGTACTTTGCGACGATGTTTTCAATATCTTCCTACAACAGAACAGGGGTAATTAATTGCTTATCTTTCCGGATGAAAAACCGTTAATCTTCGCCGAGCATACTTACTTCACCCAACTTTGCCAACAGTTTCTTCTGCTTGGCAATTAATTTTTTGTCCGTTTTCATCGACGTCTTCTCGGCCCCCatgcccttttttttgtttttatccttTCGACCCATTGCGTGGTGAGAAATGTAACCTTTTTTGGAGAAGTTTTACTCTAGCACAACCCACCCGGtataattattttcactttccctGCAACGTCGGAACAACgtgttattgtttttgtttacagtCGCGTCTGACATGCCGGGTTTAGAGTTTCCAACCTAGGTTCGCACCTGCTTGGTTTTGGATTAGTGAACCTAGTAGTTCCTTTTGCTATGAATAACTCACTTCCGACACGGGTCCGACAGCAAGTTGGTTTAAAAAGGCCGTTATCCAAAAATGGATGCAAAATTCATGACAACATGATGCTCGTGTATTTTTTATGATGTGAGTGTATTATGAACAGCCTTTTTAATGCATAATAACTAAAAAATTGTCCATAAACGaaatcatttttgaaaaagtCGCAATTGGAGTTAGTTGTTAAAACGGCATAATTAAATGAACGGCAACACCACAAGAATGATTAACAATAGTCGTACAAtttattgagaaaaaaattgaGAATGTTAGGTTCACTTTGCATCGTGTAAGTAGGGTAAAACGAT
Coding sequences within:
- the LOC131263020 gene encoding kelch domain-containing protein 4, which produces MGRKDKNKKKGMGAEKTSMKTDKKLIAKQKKLLAKLGEEDIENIVAKYETKDTKSSELTEILCAPPTARVNVAICAHPGDREEIFLHGGEFFNGQQTTIYGDFYSYHTAKNEWKSLKSSIGPAPRSGHQMVSVATDGGQLWLFGGEYASPSQLQFYHYRDLWVYRMAKKQWEKLNAPNGPSARSGHRMVVTRKKLFVFGGFHDNNASYRYFNDLYAFSLENYTWTKIEPAGTAPPARSGCCMVANTDGKILIWGGYSKSTVKKEIDRGTTHTDMYTLTADKNDAKGQGFRWASVKPSGKKPAPRSGMAVAMAPNGKAYALGGVMDTEEDEDDVKGLFSNDLHVLDTGSNAWRKLELATKAKKSAPSKTPDVEMEGGDKPETAAKIVSDDGVFTMTVGGGGAGSAKGSSKSNDNEPLDLGGPSPRMNSAIVVCKGHLFVYGGLFESGSRQYTLSDLYSLDLHKLDVWKTLIANSLDSSEWLGSDSEGDSSDDDDDDDDDDDDDDDDDDSSDEDSDEDSSEMETE